One Oryza brachyantha chromosome 3, ObraRS2, whole genome shotgun sequence DNA segment encodes these proteins:
- the LOC102702459 gene encoding protein IQ-DOMAIN 14-like isoform X1 produces MERKKRGWFERIKRLFVSEPKQKAKVEKKVKSKRWMFVGKLKTQNSFALPAPAPAAAVEEEQIRQAEDEQSKHAMAVALATAAAAEAAVAAAHAAAEVVRLTGKPAALAPATTPTPSSHAHAALMIQSVYRGYLARRALRALKGLVRLQALIRGQAVRRQTAATLRGLESLMKIQARQRARASAAAGDHPATPPPAATDGMDALLRRGRELYYAAAAAVHEQQQGKGWDSSTLSKEEMSAMSRSREEAALKRVRALQYASLHQSEKAGVRRQPMSREEMETLNQRWTWLEEWVGSQPFDKDIPVAHQSPSRDGTDDLPSPAPAPAVLRSRSRADRLACVGDDDDGGGGVDRQLGYSARRSFTRAGRRTPARDDDAPPLFPGYMASTASAKAKFRSMSTPKERSGVAAADAYSEQCFPFADRLLSPIPSMSPIPSIASDIVFARSSRPSAAQRSPRVKGPMTPTRSRSRRSPGRHSFGSEAALHQLQMEQYTPIR; encoded by the exons atggagaggaagaagaggggaTGGTTCGAGCGCATCAAGAGGCTCTTCGTCTCCGAGCCGAAGCAGAAGGCCAAAGTGGAGAAG AAGGTGAAGAGCAAGAGGTGGATGTTCGTGGGGAAGCTCAAGACGCAGAATTCGTTCGCGCtgccggcaccggcgccggcggcggcggtggaggaggagcagatCAGGCAGGCGGAGGACGAGCAGAGCAAGCACGCGATGGCGGTCGCGctcgccacggcggcggcggcggaggcggccgtcgccgccgcgcacgccgccgccgaggtggTCCGCCTCACCGGGAAGCCGGCGGCattggcgccggcgacgacgccgacgccgtccaGCCACGCGCACGCCGCCCTTATGATCCAATCGGTCTACCGCGGATACCTC gcgAGGAGGGCGCTGCGTGCGTTGAAGGGGCTGGTGCGGCTGCAGGCGCTGATccgggggcaggcggtgcggcggcagacggcggcgacgctgcGCGGCCTCGAGTCGCTCATGAAGATCCAGGCGCGGCAGCGCGCCagggcctccgccgccgccggcgaccacccCGCCACCCCACCGCCGGCCGCAACCGACGGCATGGACGCCCTGCTCCGGCGAGGCCGCGAGCTGtactacgccgccgccgccgcggtacAC gagcagcagcagggcaAGGGGTGGGACAGCAGCACGCTGTCGAAGGAGGAGATGAGCGCGATGAGCCGGAGCAGGGAGGAGGCCGCCCTCAAGCGGGTCCGCGCGCTGCAGTACGCCTCGCTCCACCAGAGC GAGAAGGCTGGGGTGAGGAGGCAGCCGATGAGCAGGGAGGAGATGGAGACGCTGAACCAGCGGTGGACGTGGCTGGAGGAGTGGGTCGGATCGCAGCCGTTCGACAAGGACATCCCCGTCGCGCACCAATCTCCAAGCAGGGACGGCACCGACGAcctcccctcgccggcgccggcgccggcggtgctCCGCTCCAGGTCCAGGGCCGACAGGCTCGCctgcgtcggcgacgacgacgacggcggcggcggcgtcgacagGCAGCTCGGGTACTCGGCCAGGCGGTCCTTCACCCGCGCCGGGAGGCGCACGCCGGCGAGGGAcgacgacgcgccgccgctgttcccGGGGTACATGGCGTCCACGGCGTCCGCCAAGGCCAAGTTCCGGTCGATGAGCACGCCCAAGGAGCGCTccggcgtcgccgcggcggacgcCTACTCCGAGCAGTGCTTCCCGTTCGCCGACCGCCTGCTGTCGCCGATCCCCTCCATGTCGCCGATCCCCTCCATCGCCAGCGACATCGTCTTCGCGAGGTCCAGCCGGCCGTCCGCCGCGCAGCGGTCGCCGCGGGTGAAGGGGCCCATGACGCCGACGAGGTCCCGCTCCCGGAGGTCGCCGGGACGCCACAGCTTCGGCTCCGAGGCCGCGCTGCACCAGCTGCAGATGGAGCAGTACACCCCTATCCGGTGA
- the LOC102714357 gene encoding probable diphthine methyl ester synthase → MLYIVGLGLGDERDITVRGLDAVRRCAKVYMEAYTSLLSLGLDPSALSNLEKLYEKEITVADREMVEERADQMLREAADADVAFLVVGDPFGATTHTDLVVRAKNMGVEVKVIHNASVMNAVGVCGLQLYRYGETISIPFFTETWRPDSFYEKIQNNRRLGLHTLCLLDIRVKEPTLESLCRGKKVYEPPRFMNVNTAISQLLEVEELREGSAYGADSLCIGVARLGSDDQKIVAGPMKKLLDVDFGLPLHCLIIVGETHPVEEEMIEFYMIKS, encoded by the exons ATGCTGTACATCGTGGGGCTCGGcctcggcgacgagcgcgacaTCACCGTGCGGGGGCTCGACGCCGTCCGCCGCTGCGCCAAGGTCTACATGGAGGCCTACACCTCGCTCCTCTCCCTCGGCCTTGACCCCTCCGCGCTCTCCAACCTC GAGAAGCTGTACGAGAAGGAGATCACGGTGGCCGACCGCGAGATGGTGGAGGAGCGCGCCGACCAGATGCTGCGCGAGGCCGCCGACGCGGACGTCGccttcctcgtcgtcggcgacccTTTTGG GGCAACTACACACACTGATCTGGTCGTTCGTGCCAAGAACATGGGGGTGGAAGTGAAGGTGATCCACAATGCGTCTGTCATGAACGCAGTTGGGGTTTGTGGGTTGCAACTTTACCGCTACGGAGAGACCATCTCTATACCTTTCTTCACAGAGACATGGAGACCAGACAGTTTCTATGAGAAGATTCAGAACAATCGACGACTTGGATTGCACACACTTTGTTTACTAG ATATTCGTGTTAAGGAGCCAACACTCGAGTCTTTATGCAG aggaAAGAAAGTGTATGAACCACCAAGGTTCATGAATGTAAACACTGCAATAAGTCAGCTTTTGGAGGTGGAGGAACTGCGTGAGGGATCTG CATATGGTGCGGATTCGCTATGCATAGGCGTTGCTCGCCTTGGAAGTGATGATCAAAAGATCGTCGCTGGACCTATGAAGAAACTACTAGATGTTGATTTTGGCCTGCCCCTTCACTGCCTCATCATAGTGGGAGAGACGCATCCTGTGGAAGAAGAGATGATAGAATTCTACATGATCAAGTCCTGA
- the LOC102702459 gene encoding protein IQ-DOMAIN 14-like isoform X2, producing the protein MERKKRGWFERIKRLFVSEPKQKAKVEKVKSKRWMFVGKLKTQNSFALPAPAPAAAVEEEQIRQAEDEQSKHAMAVALATAAAAEAAVAAAHAAAEVVRLTGKPAALAPATTPTPSSHAHAALMIQSVYRGYLARRALRALKGLVRLQALIRGQAVRRQTAATLRGLESLMKIQARQRARASAAAGDHPATPPPAATDGMDALLRRGRELYYAAAAAVHEQQQGKGWDSSTLSKEEMSAMSRSREEAALKRVRALQYASLHQSEKAGVRRQPMSREEMETLNQRWTWLEEWVGSQPFDKDIPVAHQSPSRDGTDDLPSPAPAPAVLRSRSRADRLACVGDDDDGGGGVDRQLGYSARRSFTRAGRRTPARDDDAPPLFPGYMASTASAKAKFRSMSTPKERSGVAAADAYSEQCFPFADRLLSPIPSMSPIPSIASDIVFARSSRPSAAQRSPRVKGPMTPTRSRSRRSPGRHSFGSEAALHQLQMEQYTPIR; encoded by the exons atggagaggaagaagaggggaTGGTTCGAGCGCATCAAGAGGCTCTTCGTCTCCGAGCCGAAGCAGAAGGCCAAAGTGGAGAAG GTGAAGAGCAAGAGGTGGATGTTCGTGGGGAAGCTCAAGACGCAGAATTCGTTCGCGCtgccggcaccggcgccggcggcggcggtggaggaggagcagatCAGGCAGGCGGAGGACGAGCAGAGCAAGCACGCGATGGCGGTCGCGctcgccacggcggcggcggcggaggcggccgtcgccgccgcgcacgccgccgccgaggtggTCCGCCTCACCGGGAAGCCGGCGGCattggcgccggcgacgacgccgacgccgtccaGCCACGCGCACGCCGCCCTTATGATCCAATCGGTCTACCGCGGATACCTC gcgAGGAGGGCGCTGCGTGCGTTGAAGGGGCTGGTGCGGCTGCAGGCGCTGATccgggggcaggcggtgcggcggcagacggcggcgacgctgcGCGGCCTCGAGTCGCTCATGAAGATCCAGGCGCGGCAGCGCGCCagggcctccgccgccgccggcgaccacccCGCCACCCCACCGCCGGCCGCAACCGACGGCATGGACGCCCTGCTCCGGCGAGGCCGCGAGCTGtactacgccgccgccgccgcggtacAC gagcagcagcagggcaAGGGGTGGGACAGCAGCACGCTGTCGAAGGAGGAGATGAGCGCGATGAGCCGGAGCAGGGAGGAGGCCGCCCTCAAGCGGGTCCGCGCGCTGCAGTACGCCTCGCTCCACCAGAGC GAGAAGGCTGGGGTGAGGAGGCAGCCGATGAGCAGGGAGGAGATGGAGACGCTGAACCAGCGGTGGACGTGGCTGGAGGAGTGGGTCGGATCGCAGCCGTTCGACAAGGACATCCCCGTCGCGCACCAATCTCCAAGCAGGGACGGCACCGACGAcctcccctcgccggcgccggcgccggcggtgctCCGCTCCAGGTCCAGGGCCGACAGGCTCGCctgcgtcggcgacgacgacgacggcggcggcggcgtcgacagGCAGCTCGGGTACTCGGCCAGGCGGTCCTTCACCCGCGCCGGGAGGCGCACGCCGGCGAGGGAcgacgacgcgccgccgctgttcccGGGGTACATGGCGTCCACGGCGTCCGCCAAGGCCAAGTTCCGGTCGATGAGCACGCCCAAGGAGCGCTccggcgtcgccgcggcggacgcCTACTCCGAGCAGTGCTTCCCGTTCGCCGACCGCCTGCTGTCGCCGATCCCCTCCATGTCGCCGATCCCCTCCATCGCCAGCGACATCGTCTTCGCGAGGTCCAGCCGGCCGTCCGCCGCGCAGCGGTCGCCGCGGGTGAAGGGGCCCATGACGCCGACGAGGTCCCGCTCCCGGAGGTCGCCGGGACGCCACAGCTTCGGCTCCGAGGCCGCGCTGCACCAGCTGCAGATGGAGCAGTACACCCCTATCCGGTGA
- the LOC102702742 gene encoding protein TIC 62, chloroplastic, whose protein sequence is MRPHRRRRRVVAEPRRGSRTTRATAPPAAWPSCRQVAAAAASPSPTPPVFPRPRSNERARETRAVAMACLSISTTPAALSTRLLPCGGRAAPTCCSLPASSAAGGRCSWRLAAVAEEPQAVQQRRTVGSGEAGAEGAADASSKLVLVVGGTGGVGQLVVASLLSRNIKTRLLLRDPAKAATLFGEQDESVFQTYKADTRDAADLDPEIFEGVTHVICTTGTTAFPSKRWDGDNTPERVDWDGIRNLVSAMPRTVKRLVLVSSIGVTKYNELPWSIMNLFGVLKYKKMAEDFVQNSGIPFTIIRPGRLTDGPYTSYDLNTLLKATAGERRAVVMGQGDKLVGEASRLVVAEACVQALDIDFTEGQIYEINSVKGEGPGSDPEKWKEQFRAVQSN, encoded by the exons ATGCGGCCtcatcggcggcgacgccgggtTGTGGCTGAGCCGCGCCGCGGTTCCCGGACCACAcgggccaccgcgccgcctgccgcctggCCCAGCTGCCGCCaagtggccgccgccgcggcctcgccctcgcccacGCCACCAGTATTTCCCCGCCCCCGCTCGAACGAGCGCGCGAGGGAGACCCGCGCGGTGGCGATGGCCTGCCTAAGCATTAGCACTACTCCCGCCGCGCTCTCCACGCGCCTACTACCCtgcggcggccgagcggccCCGACGTGCTGCTCGCTGCCCGCGTCCTCCGCGGCGGGTGGTCGCTGCAGCTGGCGgctcgcggcggtggcggaggagccGCAGGCCGTGCAGCAGCGGCGGACGGTGGGGTCGGGCGAGGCCGGCGCGGAGGGGGCGGCCGACGCCTCGTCCAAGCTGgttctcgtcgtcggcgggaCCGGCGGCGTAG GGCAGTTGGTGGTGGCATCTTTGCTGAGCAGGAACATTAAGACAAGGTTGTTGCTAAGAGATCCTGCAAAGGCAGCGACCCTATTCGGCGAGCAAGATGAGAGTGTATTTCAG ACTTACAAGGCAGACACACGAGATGCTGCGGATTTGGATCCAGAAATATTTGAG GGAGTTACGCATGTTATCTGCACTACTGGAACTACAGCATTCCCTTCAAAGCGCTGGGATGGAGATAACACTCCTGAACGTGTAG ATTGGGATGGCATCAGAAATCTAGTGAGCGCCATGCCACGGACAGTCAAGAGACTGGTTTTGGTGTCATCCATCGGTGTTACTAAATACAACGAACTACCATGGAG TATCATGAATCTCTTTGGTGTGCTTAAGTACAAGAAGATGGCAGAGGACTTTGTCCAAAATTCAGGCATACCTTTCACCATAATAAG ACCTGGACGATTGACTGATGGACCCTACACTTCTTATGACCTTAACACACTTCTTAAAGCTACCGCTGGAGAAAGACGGGCAGTTGTCATGGGCCAAG GCGACAAGCTTGTGGGAGAAGCAAGCAGACTGGTTGTGGCAGAAGCTTGTGTCCAAGCTTTGGACATTGATTTTACAGAAGGACAAATATATGAGATAAACTCAGTGAAG GGCGAAGGACCTGGGAGCGACCCAGAGAAATGGAAGGAACAGTTCAGAGCTGTTCAATCAAATTAG
- the LOC102714629 gene encoding 50S ribosomal protein L6, chloroplastic: MASLSPSLHLPCNSRTGFVAKTQGIRLRVIPAGRVGFVRKTVECKESRIGKKPIEVPSNVTLTLEEQFVKAKGPLGELSLNYPAEVKVVKEESGKLRVSKTVETKRANQMHGLFRTLTDNIIVGVSKGFDKKLQLVGVGYRAAVEGKDLVMNLGFSHPVRMAVPEGLKVKVEENTRIIVSGYDKSEIGQFAASIKKWRPPEPYKGKGIRYADEFVRRKEGKAGKKK; this comes from the exons ATGGcgtccctctccccttccctcCACCTCCCTTG CAATTCAAGGACTGGCTTTGTTGCAAAGACACAAGGGATTCGTCTTCGTGTTATCCCTGCTGGCAGAGTTGGTTTTGTCAGAAAAACAGTGGAGTGCAAGGAATCTAGAATAGGAAAGAAACCGATTGAAGTGCCATCAAATGTGACCCTTACATTGGAGGAGCAGTTTGTTAAAGCAAAGGGTCCATTAGGGGAGTTATCACTAAACTACCCAGCTGAAGTAAAAGTGGTGAAAGAAGAATCTGGTAAGCTGAGAGTTTCCAAGACTGTGGAGACCAAAAGGGCAAACCAGATGCATGGCCTTTTCAG AACCCTGACGGACAACATCATCGTAGGGGTGTCAAAGGGGTTTGATAAGAAGCTTCAACTAGTCGGGGTCGGGTATCGTGCAGCGGTGGAGGGTAAAGATCTTGTAATGAACCTGGGGTTTTCGCACCCTGTTCGGATGGCTGTTCCTGAAGGCCTGAAAGTTAAGGTGGAGGAGAACACCAGGATCATTGTGAGTGGCTATGACAAGAGTGAGATCGGACAATTCGCTGCTTCCATAAAGAAGTGGAGGCCACCTGAGCCATACAAGGGGAAGGGTATCCGGTACGCTGATGAGTTCGTCAGAAGAAAGGAAGGCAAGGCTGGGAAGAAGAAGTAG
- the LOC102703024 gene encoding uncharacterized protein At3g28850-like — protein MDELGGGSVGPFSKKPTHLARSLTYHHHPYQGQGRSPSFRARRQQQQQQQQTNAVVLYTTSLRGVRRTFADCSAVRAVLRGLRVAVDERDVSMDASLRRELQSLLAARGRAFSLPQLLVGARLVGGAEEVRQLHEVGELRRLLEGAAGQDPAFVCGACGGVRFVPCPACDGSRKVFVHEEGCARRCGDCNENGLVRCPHCCS, from the coding sequence ATGgacgagctcggcggcggatCGGTCGGGCCGTTCTCCAAGAAGCCGACGCATctggcgcggtcgctgacgtaccaccaccacccctaCCAGGGCCAGGGGCGATCGCCGTCGTTCAGGGCGCggcgccagcagcagcagcagcagcagcaaacgaACGCGGTGGTGCTGTACACGACGTCGCTCCGCGGCGTGCGCCGCACGTTCGCGGACTGCTCCGCGGTGCGCGCCGTGCTGCGGGGGCTCCGGGTGGCCGTGGACGAGCGGGACGTGTCCATGGACGCCTCGCTCCGGCGGGAGCTCCAGTCGCTgctcgcggcgcgggggcgggcCTTCTCCCTCCCGCAGCTCCTCGTGGGGGCCCGCCTCGTGGGGGGCGCCGAGGAGGTGCGGCAGCTGCACGAGGTCGGCGAGCTGCGGCGGCTCCTCGAGGGCGCCGCCGGGCAGGACCCGGCCTTCGTCTGCGGCGCCTGCGGGGGCGTCCGCTTCGTCCCCTGCCCCGCCTGCGACGGCTCCCGCAAGGTGTTCGTCCACGAGGAAGGATGCGCCCGCCGCTGCGGCGACTGCAATGAGAACGGCCTGGTACGCTGCCCCCATTGCTGCTCTTGA